The Pseudomonas sp. MPC6 nucleotide sequence GCCCCTCGACGCGAATGGTGACGTTGCGCAAATGCACCGGCTCGCCGGGATCGATATTCAGCACCAGGCGCGGCGTCTTGCCGCCCTTCACGTCGCTGTCGATCTGCGGCTGGTAATAGCCCAGGGCCTGGGCGGCCTTGCGCGCCTGCTCCTCGGCGCCACGACTGAAGCGCAGCAAGGCTTCCTCATCGCGATCGCCGAGGCTGCCGATATAGCCCTCTATATTGGCTTTGAGTTCATCGTTGGACGGTTTGATCCGCACATCCAATTCACTTTGCGCCAGCGCCGCGCAGCTGGTAATCAGCATCAGCATGGCGCTGGTAAATCTTCCTGAAAACTTCATAGGCGCGGATGCTATCACGAGCTTGGGAGCGTGATAGAGCCTCGCTATGAAAGAAAGTTCTACCGTTAAGCCGTTGCTGTTTGTAACACCTGAGGATTGGCGTGGAAAAACACGTGTTCGCGGATCGGTCCTACGGCCACCTCGCCGATTTCCTCATAGCCTTGACGCTTATAGAACTCCAGATAACGAGGATTCCCGGTATCGAGGACCACGCCCTGGGAGTGTTCATCCACCGCGCACCAGTTATGCACCGCTTGCAGCAGCTGTTCGCCGAAGTGCTTGCCTTGAAATTGTGGATGAATTCCCAGCAAAGGCAGCAGGTGCACCTCGTCGGACGGCACGCACGCCATCACCGCATCGTGATATTCGAGGTAGCGGCGGGTGCAGCGAAAGCCGGTGCTGAGCACCATGCGCAGGCGCCAGGCCCAGCTGTCGGTGATGCCCAGACGCCGTTGCGGCGGCGCGATCAGGGCGATGCCGATCAACCGGTCGTTGACCAGCAGGCCGATGGCCGGCAAGTCCTGCAGAAAATGTTGCTTGACCAGTTCGCGCACGGTGGCGCGGACCCGTTGTTCGTAACCGGGGCGTTCCGCTTCGAACAGGTAACCGAAGGTCGGTTCGTGCCGATAAGCCTGGTACAGCAAGGAGCGGGCTTCGCGGGAATAGCCGCTGTCGAGCATGTGGATATCGGCGATGGCGGTCGAGGTTTCGGGCATAACGGCTGATCTCTCCGGGGCGCAGCTCAAAAGGCCGCGTTCTTATGGGTACGAACCTGGCAGCGCAGGCACAGTTCCGTGCTGATCCGAAATCAGTGGCGGTGCATGAGCCGTCTTCGCGAGCAAGCCCGCTCCCACAAGGTATAGACCAGACTGGAGAAATCATTGGGTCCATGTACAAACCCCCTGTGGAGAAACTACTGGGTCCATGCACAAACCCACCGTGAGAGAAAATACTGGATCCATGCACAAACCCACTGTGGGAGCGGGCTTGCTCGCGAAGAGGCCGGAACAGACGACACAGGACAAACAAGGAAGACGAATAGCCTCCCCAAGCTAGCCCCATTCCTCCATGTCAGCTAGCATCGCCCTTTTGCCAGGACTGCCGACCATGAAGATCGTCTCCTTCAACATCAACGGGCTGCGCGCTCGCCCGCATCAGCTGGCGGCGCTGATCGAGAAGCACCAGCCTGACGTGATCGGGCTGCAGGAAACCAAGGTCCACGACGAACAATTCCCCCTGGCCGAGGTTCAGGCCCTGGGCTATCACGTGTATTTCCATGGGCAAAAAGGCCACTACGGTGTCGCCCTGCTCTCGCGCAAAGAACCGCTGGCGCTGCACAAAGGTTTCGCCACCGATGACGAAGACGCCCAGCGCCGCTTCATCTGGGGCACGTTCGCCGACGCCAATGGCGTGCCGGTAACCATCATGAACGGCTATTTCCCCCAGGGCGAAAGCCGTGACCACCCGACCAAATTCCCGGCCAAGGAGCGTTTCTACGGCGACTTGCAGCAGTTGCTGGAAAGTCAGTTCAGCAATGATCAGCCGCTGGTGGTGATGGGCGACGTGAACATTTCGCCGGAAGACTGCGACATCGGCATTGGGGCGGACAACATGAAACGCTGGCTGAAAACCGGCAAATGCAGCTTCCTGCCCGAAGAACGCGAGTGGATGGCGCGCCTGAAGAACTGGGGCCTGGTGGACAGCTTCCGTCACCTGAACCCGGACGTGGCCGACCGCTTCAGCTGGTTCGACTACCGTAGCCGTGGCTTTGAAGACGAGCCCAAGCGCGGGCTGCGGATCGATTTGATCATGGCGTCCCACGGCTTGTTGCCGCGGGTGAAGGATGCGGGCGTGGATTATGAACTGCGCGGGATGGAAAAACCCTCGGACCATGCACCGATCTGGCTGGAGTTGAGCTAAAAGCAAACGACAGCCCAGGAAAAACCGCCGAATGGCGTTTTTTGCGTGCTATCTGCCGCTTTCCGCCTTGCTCTGCGCGCCCGGGTCTACGATTCTTCAAGAACAACGACAACACCTGAGAAACCGCCATGAAAACCGTCGCCCAACTGCTCAAGTTAAAGGCCCAGCAAAATCAGGAAGTCCATACCATTGCGCCTCATCAAATGGTGCTGGAAGCGCTGATGGTCATGGCCGCGAAAAACGTCGGCGCATTGCCGGTGGTGAAGAACGGCGAGGTCATCGGCATCATCAGCGAGCGTGACTATGCGCGCAAACTGGTGCTCAAGGGCCGTTCGTCCGTCGGTACGCCGGTCGAGGACATCATGGTCTCGCCGGTCATCACCGTGGACACCCATCAGACCGTGGAAACCTGCATGGGTATCATGTCCGACAAACGCCTGCGGCACCTGCCGGTGGTGGAAGGCGGTGTGCTGATCGGCTTGCTGTCGATCGGCGACCTGGTCAAGGAAGCCATTGCCGAACAGGCCGAACTGATTCGGCAGCTGGAGCAGTACATTCGCGGGGAATAACTCACTGACACCGCATTCCCCATGTAGGAGCTGGCTTGCCAGCGAAGACGATACATCAGCTAATACATGTGTCGGCTGACACGCCGCCTTCGCTGGCAAGCCAGCTCCTACAGGGGGATAGCAGTGTTCTCAGGCTGGCCAATGCCGGGCGAAGACCGGTGCCAGCGTCGGGTGCCGGTCGATGCGTTCCAGCCACGTGAAAAACCCTGGCCGGGTACTGCGCAAATGCTCCCGGCTGCCCGCCCACCGACTGACCACCGCCGCCAGCACATCCAGGGCTCTGGGGGTTTCATCGCCCAGGTACAACTCGCCCGAGAACTGATCGGCAAACACCTCCCAACTCCAATGCAGGCGCTTGCGCGCGCCGGCCATGAGGTTGTGCCTGGACGCTTCATCCGCCTGGGCCAACCAGCGTTCGGGGTAATCGATGATGCCGATGGCCGCGTAGCAATTGGTGACGATAAACGCCAGGCCGCGGATGGCCTGATCGCGCTCCGCAGCCTTTTCCGGCAGCAGCTTCGAATGGGGAAAGGTGAGCCCCAGGTGAATCAGGATCGCCGCACTCTCGGTGAGAATGCTGCCGTCGGGCAGTTGCAAGGTCGGGATCTGTTTCAGCGGGTTGAGTTTCTCCAGCGCCATGGCGTCCTGCGGGGACGACTCGACATCGATGAAGCGGTAAGGGATCTCGCAAAGTTCGAGTGCTGCTTCGATCGCAGCGGCGCCGGAGTTCTGGTGTCCGTAGAGCTGGTACATGGTGCGGCTCCCCTGGCGAGACAGGAATATAGTCAGTAGAGGCGCGCTCACCCGCCCTCGTTCCACTGCATTGAGCAAACAATGCCCGCTGACAGTGTAGAAGTGCCCGGGGATGCCGGCAATAAACCGGGACTCGGGCGGTGATCCCCTGTAGGAGCTGGCTTGCCAGCGAAGGCGGCCTAAAGCCATCCAGCACCCTTGAAGACGCCTTCGCCAGCAAGCCGGCTCCTACATGGGGATTTGGCGCTGACCACAATTCATCGGTACGCAGGTGATTCCCTGTAGGAGCTGGCTTGCCAGCGAAGGCGGCCTAAAGCCATCCAGCGCCCTTGAAGAAGCCTTCGCCAGCAAGCCGGCGCCTACCGCCGCGCCATACACCGCTGATAACGTTCATCGACCCGTTTGGCGAACCACGCTGTGGTGAGTTTGCGGGTGATCTTCGGGCTCTGCAGCACGATCCCCGGCAACACCGCCCGTGGCAATGAACGCCCCTCGGCCTGTTCGGCCAGTTCGAAGACTCGCCGATAGAGTTCGCTGTCCTCGAACTCGAGGCTTTTACCCTCCTCCAGCTGATTACGGATAGTCGGATTACGCATGCCCAGTTGCTTGCCGAGGGTGCGCACCGCCAGTTCCGTGGTGCCGGGCATGATCGAATCGTAACGGACCAGGTCGCCATCCAGCGCCAGCGGGATGCCCGTGGCACGGCTCACCGCGTTCTGGAACGCGGCATTGCGGCTGGCGTACCACCCGGCATTGAAATCGGCGAAGCGGTACAGCGGCTGCTGGTAGCTCACCGGATAACCGAGCAAGTGCGCGATGCCGAAATACATGCCGCCGCGACGGCTGAACACTTCCCGACGAATCGAACCGTCCACCGGGTATGGATAATCCCGCGCCTGCTCCTGGGCAAAGTCGATGCTGACCTGCATCGGCCCGCCGGTGTGCACCGGGTTGAAACCGGCGAACAACGTGCGGCCCATGGGCACCCTGCCGATGAAATCATCGAAGATCGCGCTGAGCTCTTTTTCGCTGCGGGCGGCTTGCAGGCGGTCGCTGTAGCTTTTGCCATTGCTGGAGCTCACCTGCAGCGCACCGCTCACCAGCAGACCGGGGATGTGGGCCTTGGCGGCGCGGCGGTCGATTTCCTCGCGGGCGATCTTGCCCAGGCCCGGCACCGGTGGGTCCACCTGAAAGGTCGACTCCTGCTCGGTCACCGCCAGTACCGAACACAGGTTTTGCGTGGAGGGGTAGATGTTCTGGGCGGCAAACGCTGCATAAATGTCGGTGGCCCATCCTTGACGGTCGACGGTCTTGGCCGGCAGCAGACGCACGATCTCGGCCCTGACCTCGGCAGGCTTGCGCACCGGTGGCTCCTGGATGCGTTGAGTGCCGCAACCGGCCAGGACCAGCAACGCGGCGATACCCATGATCAATCGATTGGCTTGCATGATGCTCCATCAAATCCGTTGAGCCGGGTTAACCATACGATCAATGGCATGGCGCAGGCTATGACTGCCCGAACGATGCACTGTTCCTTCCACTGGCACAAACCTGCGGGAGCTGACCTGTGTGGGGCCTCCATTGGGCAGCCAGCCTGCCCCCATGCCCGGACTGAACCATACTTGCTCCACACATCGAGGAGCACAGGCCCATGAACCGTAGCGACGTCCTGATCATCGGTGCCGGCCCGACCGGACTGGTACTGGCGCTGTGGCTGAGCAAACTGGGAATCCGCGTGCGGATCATCGACAAGGCGTCGAGCCCCGGCACCACGTCGCGGGCGCTGGCGGTGCAGGCGCGGACGCTGGAGTTGTATCGCCAGCTCGACCTCAGCCAGGCCGTGGTGCAGAACGGTCATCGAGTCGCTGCGGCGAACTTCTGGGTCAAGGGCGAAGCCGTGGCGCGCTTGCCTTTGAGCACGATTGGCGAGGGCCTGACGCCCTATGCATTCCTCGAAATCTATCCCCAGGACGAGCATGAACGGCTGCTGATAGAACGCCTGGAAGCCTTTGGCATCAGGGTCGAACGCACTACCGAGCTGGAGGGTTTCGAGGAAACCGGCGACAGCATCACCGCCCGCCTGCGCTTGCCCGATGGCCAGCTGGAAATCTGCCAGACCTGCTACCTGGCCGGTTGCGACGGTGCCCGGTCGATCGTGCGCAAAACCCTGGACACCGGATTCCCCGGCGGCACTTATCAGCAGATTTTCTACGTGGCCGACGTGCAAGGCAGTGGGCCGACGTTCAATGGCGAACTGCACGTGGATCTCGATGAAGCGGATTTTCTCGCGGTGTTTCCGTTGGCCGGCGAAGGACGTGCCCGGCTGATTGGTACGGTGCGCGATGAACGCGCCGAGCGCGCCGAAACCCTGCGTTTTGAAGACGTCAGCAGCCGGGCCATCGAGCACATGAAGGTGCAGATCGATCAGTTGAACTGGTTCTCGACCTATCGCGTGCACCATCGGGTGGCGGATCACTTCCGCACCGGGCGCGCGTTTCTGTTGGGTGATGCGGCCCACGTCCACAGCCCCGCCGGCGGCCAGGGCATGAATACCGGAATTGGCGATGCGATCAATCTGGCCTGGAAACTCGCAGCGGTATTGAGCGGCGGTGCCCAAGCCCGACTGCTCGACAGCTACGAACCCGAGCGCATCTCGTTTGCCCGCAAACTGGTGGCCACCACCGACCGGGTGTTCAGTTTCGTCACCGCCGAAGGACGCCTGGCCGACTTGCTGCGCACGCGGCTGGCGCCGTTTCTGCTCCCCAAGGTGGCGTCACTGGAAACCAGCCGCGAGTTTCTGTTTCGCACGGTGTCGCAAATGACCCTCGATTATCGCGGGATGCCGCTGAGCAAAGGCGTTGCCGGGCACGTGCATGGCGGCGACCGCTTACCCTGGGCCCACGACGGCGAGGGGGACAATTTCGAATCGCTGAAGTGCCTGACCTGGCAGGTGCATGTGTATGGCGACACCAGCGATGAAATGATTGCCTGGTGCAACGAACATCATTTGCCATTGCATGTGTTTGGCTGGCGTCCGGCGTTTGAAGCGGCGGGCCTGGGGCGTAGCGGGTTTTATCTGTTGCGGCCGGATACTTATGTGGCGGTGGCCGAGACGTGCTCCGATCCGAAGGTGATCGAGCGGTATTTCCGGGATCACGGGATCAGGCCGTTTTTCGGATCGCCCTGATCCACCACAGCCCCCTGCAGGAGCCGGCTTGCCGGCGAAGGCGGAGTCTCAGTCGACACCTATATCGACTGACCCACTGAACCCTGTAGGAGCCGGCTTGCCGGCGAAGGCGGAGTGTCAGTCGAAGCATGTATTGACTGACCCACCGCTTTCGCCGGCAAGCCGGCTCCTACAGGGGTTGTGGTGATGTCAGATCCCGCCTGCGCCAGGTCCATTGCAAATAGTGATCGTCAGATCCCGCCTGCGCCAGGTCCATTGCGAATAGTGATCGTCAGATCCCGGCCAAGGCCAGGTCCATTGCGAAGTAGGTGAAGATCAGATCCGCCCCCGCCCGCTTGATCGCCCCCAGGCTTTCACGCACCACCCGATCCTCGTCGATCGCCCCGGCCTGTGCGCCGAACTTGATCATCGCGTACTCGCCGCTCACCTGATAGGCCGACAGTGGCAGGCGCGACACTTCGCGGATGTCGCGGATGATGTCCAGGTACGCGCCGGCCGGTTTGACCATCAACGCATCGGCGCCTTCCTGCTCGTCCATCAACGATTCGCGCACGGCTTCGCGGCGGTTCATCGGGTTCATCTGATAGCTTTTGCGATCGCCCTTGAGCGCACTGCCACCGGCCTCGCGGAACGGTCCATAGAGCGCCGAAGCGAACTTGGTCGAATAGGCGATGATCGCGACCTGACTGAAACCCGCCTCATCCAGCGCCCGGCGAATGGCCCGGACCTGCCCGTCCATGGCGGCTGACGGGGCAATCACATCGGCCCCGGCCCGGGCGGCGGCCACGGCTTGTTTGCCGAGATTGACCAGCGTCTGGTCATTGTCGACTTCGTGGTTGTGCAACACACCGCAATGACCGTGGTCGGTGTACTCGCAAAAGCAGGTGTCGGACATCAGGATCATTTCCGGCACCGCATCCTTGGCAATCCGCGCCATGCGCGATACCAGGCCGTTATCGCTCCAGGTGTCGCTGCCGCTGGCATCCAGGTGATGGGACACGCCGAAGGTCATCACCGACTTGATCCCGGCCCGGGCATAGCGCTCGATCTCGCCTGCCAGCCTGGATTCCGGAATACGCATCACCCCGGGCATGCTTTTGATCGGCACGAAGTCATCGATTTCTTCCTCGACGAAAATCGGCAACACCAGGTCGTTCAAGCTGAATTCGGTTTCCTGGAACAGGCTGCGCAGGCTCGCATTGCGGCGCAGACGGCGTGGACGTGCTTCGGGGAACTGACTGGACATGGGGCTTCCTGAAAAATCGGCGGGTGAGACAAAAGTCGTAGGGGGCGAGAGCTTAAGCCCTGCGAGGCGCAGCGCACAAACGTCGAACGTTCAAGACTGCGTTACCGGAGCGGCAACAATCATTGGCATCGACACAAAACCCTGTAGGAGCCGGCTTGCCGGCGAAGGCGGAGTGTCAGTCGACACATGTATCGGCTGACCCACCGCCTTCGCCGGCAAGCCGGCTCCTACACAGGTCCGGGATCAATTTGAGATCGGTTTAGGGATTTCCAGCCCGCGTATCACCGCCGGCCGTGCCAGGAAACGCTCCAGCACTCGCGTGACGTTGGCGAAGTCCTTGATGCCCACCAGATCCCCGGCCTCATAGAAGCCGATCAGGTTGCGTACCCAGGGGAACGTCGCAATGTCGGCGATGGTGTAGCGCTCGCCCATGATCCAGTCGCGCCCTTCCAGACGTTGGTCGAGTACCTTGAGCAGGCGTTTGCTTTCTTCAACGTAGCGGTCCCGCGGTCGCTTGTCCTCGTAGTCCTTGCCGGCGAATTTGTTGAAAAAGCCGAGCTGGCCGAACATCGGCCCGATACCACCCATCTGAAACATCAGCCACTGGATCGTCTCGTAACGAGCGGCCGACTCCTGGGCCAGCAATTGCCCGCTCTTGTCGGCCAGGTAGATCAAAATCGCCCCGGACTCGAACAGCGGCAGCGGTCGGTCGTCCGGGCCATGGGGATCGAGGATGGCGGGAATCTTGTTGTTGGGGTTCAGCGAGAGGAATTCGGCGGACAGCTGATCATTGGTATCGAAGCCCACCCGATGCGGCTCGTAGGGCAGCCCGATCTCTTCGAGCATGATCGAGACCTTGACGCCATTGGGGGTCGGCAAGGAGTACAACTGGATCCACTCGGGGAATTGCGCCGGCCATTTGCGGGTGATCGGGAACGCGGACAGATCGGTCATGGGGGGGAATCCACGGCAAAATTGAGACCGTTGATCATAATGCAGGCGCTGGCGAAGGCTACGAACTTTTGGCGTTATCGATATTGCTGATGAGCAAGATCAAAGGATCGCCGCGTTCGCAGCCGCCATCACCTGTACCCTGTCCATAAATCCGCAACATCCTGTTGATAACCTTTGCCCCAATCCGCTCAAGGTTGCCGCTAAAGTGCTGCGCTCGCTCGGATCGAACCAAATGGGCCCGGGAGACTCCAAGGAACCTGCCCCATGACATGGAAAAACACCGCAGCCGGGCTGCTCGCGGTGTAGAGGTTTGTCAGCCTTAACCGAATGCGCCGAAGATCACCTATCCACATGATGAACCCTTTGAAATTCGCCAAACGTTTTAAACATCGCGCGTACATTTTCCTGCCCTCACTGCTGGCAGTGAGCGCGCTGTTCCTGTCCCTGGAATCCAGCGAAAGCCGCGCCCAACCGGCGGATGGCACCCAGACGCTGGTATTTTTGCGCCACGCGGAAAAACCCGCCGGCGGCCTGGGCCAGCTCAATTGCCAGGGCTTGAACCGCGCCATCGATCTGGCCACCTTGCTGCCGGAAAAATTCGGCAAGGCCAATTACGTGTTTGCCGCCAACCCGACGCGCAATGTCGAGGAAGGCGAGCTGGACAATTCCTACAGCTATATCCGCCCCTTGATGACCATCAGCCCCAGCGCCATCAAGCTCGGTTTGCCGGTGAACATCAATTTTTCAGCCAACGATACCAGCGACCTGGCTGATGAACTGCTGCACGACAAGTACCACAACTCGGTCATCTACACCGCCTGGTCCCACGGCTACCTGCCCGAGCTGATCAACAAGGTCGCTGGCGAAGCCGTCGGCAAGAAACAGAACATCACCGATGACTGGGAGTCCAGCGACTTCGACACGTTGTACGTGCTCACGCTGACCTGGCACAACGGCAAGGCCAGTGTGGTGAGCCACAGCTACAAGCAAGGGCTGGATAATGGTCAGGAGACCTGTCCGACCTGAGCATCAGTGAGTCGGGCGGGGCGGTATTGATTCAAGGTTTGTAGCGTCTGCGAGGGCCCCTTCGCGAGCAAGCCCGCTCCCACAGATGATCTGCGTCGTACACAAATTTCGTGTCCATTGAAGATCAAATGTGGGGTGGGCAAAAACACCATCAACCTCGCAAATTCACCCGCTCGCGCAAATACTCAAGCACAGCCCCCCGCTCCCCCGCAAACTCGATCCGCGCGCCCTTCTTCTCCCGCTGAAACGCATACATCGGGTCGTAATACTCGCTCAACAACCCTTCGATCCAGCCCCGGTGCAGATCCACCGCCCCACTGTTCGCCTGCTCCGCCAGGGCATCTTCCATCAAGATCAGCATCCGCCGGTGGCGCTCGCCGCCCAGGCGCTTCTGCACATTATTCAGGCTCGCCAGCAACCGCTCGGAAAACAGCCCGAAGCCTTCGTCGCCATGCACCCCCATGAACTCGGCGCACAGATCCACCACGTAGTCGCGCAGGATCCGCTCCACCCGACCTTCCAGGCTGTCTTCCAGCCACACCATGGGAAACTGCTGCATGCCCTGATACAGCGGCAACGGCAGCGCGCAACTGCCGATCGCGCG carries:
- the hemB gene encoding porphobilinogen synthase, whose amino-acid sequence is MSSQFPEARPRRLRRNASLRSLFQETEFSLNDLVLPIFVEEEIDDFVPIKSMPGVMRIPESRLAGEIERYARAGIKSVMTFGVSHHLDASGSDTWSDNGLVSRMARIAKDAVPEMILMSDTCFCEYTDHGHCGVLHNHEVDNDQTLVNLGKQAVAAARAGADVIAPSAAMDGQVRAIRRALDEAGFSQVAIIAYSTKFASALYGPFREAGGSALKGDRKSYQMNPMNRREAVRESLMDEQEGADALMVKPAGAYLDIIRDIREVSRLPLSAYQVSGEYAMIKFGAQAGAIDEDRVVRESLGAIKRAGADLIFTYFAMDLALAGI
- a CDS encoding CBS domain-containing protein, whose product is MKTVAQLLKLKAQQNQEVHTIAPHQMVLEALMVMAAKNVGALPVVKNGEVIGIISERDYARKLVLKGRSSVGTPVEDIMVSPVITVDTHQTVETCMGIMSDKRLRHLPVVEGGVLIGLLSIGDLVKEAIAEQAELIRQLEQYIRGE
- a CDS encoding FAD-dependent oxidoreductase, which encodes MNRSDVLIIGAGPTGLVLALWLSKLGIRVRIIDKASSPGTTSRALAVQARTLELYRQLDLSQAVVQNGHRVAAANFWVKGEAVARLPLSTIGEGLTPYAFLEIYPQDEHERLLIERLEAFGIRVERTTELEGFEETGDSITARLRLPDGQLEICQTCYLAGCDGARSIVRKTLDTGFPGGTYQQIFYVADVQGSGPTFNGELHVDLDEADFLAVFPLAGEGRARLIGTVRDERAERAETLRFEDVSSRAIEHMKVQIDQLNWFSTYRVHHRVADHFRTGRAFLLGDAAHVHSPAGGQGMNTGIGDAINLAWKLAAVLSGGAQARLLDSYEPERISFARKLVATTDRVFSFVTAEGRLADLLRTRLAPFLLPKVASLETSREFLFRTVSQMTLDYRGMPLSKGVAGHVHGGDRLPWAHDGEGDNFESLKCLTWQVHVYGDTSDEMIAWCNEHHLPLHVFGWRPAFEAAGLGRSGFYLLRPDTYVAVAETCSDPKVIERYFRDHGIRPFFGSP
- the xthA gene encoding exodeoxyribonuclease III, producing the protein MKIVSFNINGLRARPHQLAALIEKHQPDVIGLQETKVHDEQFPLAEVQALGYHVYFHGQKGHYGVALLSRKEPLALHKGFATDDEDAQRRFIWGTFADANGVPVTIMNGYFPQGESRDHPTKFPAKERFYGDLQQLLESQFSNDQPLVVMGDVNISPEDCDIGIGADNMKRWLKTGKCSFLPEEREWMARLKNWGLVDSFRHLNPDVADRFSWFDYRSRGFEDEPKRGLRIDLIMASHGLLPRVKDAGVDYELRGMEKPSDHAPIWLELS
- a CDS encoding GNAT family N-acetyltransferase, whose protein sequence is MPETSTAIADIHMLDSGYSREARSLLYQAYRHEPTFGYLFEAERPGYEQRVRATVRELVKQHFLQDLPAIGLLVNDRLIGIALIAPPQRRLGITDSWAWRLRMVLSTGFRCTRRYLEYHDAVMACVPSDEVHLLPLLGIHPQFQGKHFGEQLLQAVHNWCAVDEHSQGVVLDTGNPRYLEFYKRQGYEEIGEVAVGPIREHVFFHANPQVLQTATA
- a CDS encoding histidine phosphatase family protein encodes the protein MMNPLKFAKRFKHRAYIFLPSLLAVSALFLSLESSESRAQPADGTQTLVFLRHAEKPAGGLGQLNCQGLNRAIDLATLLPEKFGKANYVFAANPTRNVEEGELDNSYSYIRPLMTISPSAIKLGLPVNINFSANDTSDLADELLHDKYHNSVIYTAWSHGYLPELINKVAGEAVGKKQNITDDWESSDFDTLYVLTLTWHNGKASVVSHSYKQGLDNGQETCPT
- a CDS encoding glutathione S-transferase — its product is MYQLYGHQNSGAAAIEAALELCEIPYRFIDVESSPQDAMALEKLNPLKQIPTLQLPDGSILTESAAILIHLGLTFPHSKLLPEKAAERDQAIRGLAFIVTNCYAAIGIIDYPERWLAQADEASRHNLMAGARKRLHWSWEVFADQFSGELYLGDETPRALDVLAAVVSRWAGSREHLRSTRPGFFTWLERIDRHPTLAPVFARHWPA
- a CDS encoding glutathione binding-like protein, which translates into the protein MTDLSAFPITRKWPAQFPEWIQLYSLPTPNGVKVSIMLEEIGLPYEPHRVGFDTNDQLSAEFLSLNPNNKIPAILDPHGPDDRPLPLFESGAILIYLADKSGQLLAQESAARYETIQWLMFQMGGIGPMFGQLGFFNKFAGKDYEDKRPRDRYVEESKRLLKVLDQRLEGRDWIMGERYTIADIATFPWVRNLIGFYEAGDLVGIKDFANVTRVLERFLARPAVIRGLEIPKPISN
- a CDS encoding DUF1615 domain-containing protein, which translates into the protein MQANRLIMGIAALLVLAGCGTQRIQEPPVRKPAEVRAEIVRLLPAKTVDRQGWATDIYAAFAAQNIYPSTQNLCSVLAVTEQESTFQVDPPVPGLGKIAREEIDRRAAKAHIPGLLVSGALQVSSSNGKSYSDRLQAARSEKELSAIFDDFIGRVPMGRTLFAGFNPVHTGGPMQVSIDFAQEQARDYPYPVDGSIRREVFSRRGGMYFGIAHLLGYPVSYQQPLYRFADFNAGWYASRNAAFQNAVSRATGIPLALDGDLVRYDSIMPGTTELAVRTLGKQLGMRNPTIRNQLEEGKSLEFEDSELYRRVFELAEQAEGRSLPRAVLPGIVLQSPKITRKLTTAWFAKRVDERYQRCMARR